One part of the Vicia villosa cultivar HV-30 ecotype Madison, WI linkage group LG6, Vvil1.0, whole genome shotgun sequence genome encodes these proteins:
- the LOC131611594 gene encoding uncharacterized protein LOC131611594 yields MPSYAKFLKEILSNKKKLEDNETITLTAECSAIIQNNMPPKLKDPGSFSIPCVIGKTIIEKALCDLGASVSLMPLSTCKKLNLGELKATRMSLQLADRSVKYPVGMLENIPVRVGQFYIPTDFIIMDIQEDSNIPIILGRPFLATAGAIIDVKRGKLTFEVGEEKIEFILSQFLKAPSIIDTCCSADIIDECV; encoded by the coding sequence atgccttcgtacgctaagttcttaaaagaaatcttatcaaacaaaaagaaactcgaggataacgaaactataacgcttaccgctgaatgtagcgctatcatccaaaataacatgcctccaaaactgaaagaccctggtagtttctctataccctgcgtaattggaaaaaccatcatagaaaAAGCCttatgcgatttaggagctagtgttagtttgatgcctctttcaacctgtaagaaactcaatctaggtgagcttaaagcaacaagaatgtctcttcaactagcagaccgttcagttaaataccctgtaggaatgttagagaatatccctgttcgtgtaggtcaattctacatcccaactgacttcatcattatggatatccaagaagattctaacatcccgatcatattaggaagaccatttttagcaaccgctggtgcaattatagatgtaaagcgaggaaagcttactttcgaagtaggagaagagaaaatagaatttatcctttcccaattcctaaaagcaccttctataattgacacatgctgttctgctgacataatcgacgagtgtgtc